A window from Candidatus Thermoplasmatota archaeon encodes these proteins:
- the rplJ gene encoding 50S ribosomal protein L16, with product MSRKPARMYREIRGRPTTRKKYMGGVPGLRITQFDLGNQNGDFPVSLSILAEEQCQILHRALEAARIAANRYISKKAGRMNYHMKIRVYPHVVVRENKQATGAGADRVSQGMRSAYGKPVGTAARVQPGQKIITISTTEGNVENAKVALKRAISKLPTPCRIEIEKLQTA from the coding sequence ATGTCAAGAAAACCAGCAAGAATGTACAGAGAAATAAGGGGGCGTCCCACGACAAGGAAGAAGTACATGGGTGGCGTGCCCGGCCTTCGCATAACGCAGTTTGATCTCGGTAATCAAAATGGAGATTTTCCGGTTTCCCTTTCAATCCTTGCCGAGGAACAATGCCAGATACTACACCGCGCTCTCGAAGCAGCACGTATCGCAGCAAATAGGTATATCTCCAAGAAAGCGGGAAGAATGAATTACCATATGAAAATAAGGGTATATCCTCATGTGGTTGTGAGGGAGAATAAGCAGGCAACGGGTGCAGGTGCCGACAGAGTATCACAGGGTATGAGAAGCGCTTATGGCAAACCGGTGGGAACCGCAGCGAGGGTGCAACCAGGTCAGAAGATAATCACTATAAGTACTACCGAAGGCAATGTGGAAAATGCAAAAGTCGCTTTGAAAAGGGCAATATCAAAACTTCCGACTCCGTGCAGGATAGAAATTGAAAAACTGCAGACAGCTTGA